One Antiquaquibacter oligotrophicus genomic region harbors:
- the leuC gene encoding 3-isopropylmalate dehydratase large subunit — protein MTESSRPRTLAEKVWDDHLVVKGENGSPDLIYIDLHLVHEVTSPQAFDGLRMAGRPVRRPDLTIATEDHNTPTLLIDRPIADPISRTQIETLRANAKEFGIRLHSLGDIEQGIVHVVGPQLGLTMPGITVVCGDSHTSTHGAFGAMAFGIGTSEVEHVMATQTLPLKPFKTMAITVEGELKPGVTAKDIILAVIAKIGTGGGQGYVLEYRGSAIRSLSMEGRMTICNMSIEAGARAGMVAPDETTYAYLKGRPHAPEGQDWDDAVTYWNTLRTDDDAVFDAEVYLDANELEPFVTWGTNPGQGVSLSGTVPQPTDFDDPNDRAAAERALEYMDLTPGTPLKEIPVDAVFMGSCTNSRIEDLRAFAAIIKGQKKADGVRVMVVPGSARVRIEAEAEGIDKIVEEFGAEWRFAGCSMCLGMNPDQLAPGERCASTSNRNFEGRQGKGGRTHLVSPVVAAATAIRGTLSSPSDLRVEVGV, from the coding sequence ATGACTGAATCATCGCGACCTCGCACCCTCGCTGAGAAAGTGTGGGACGACCACCTGGTGGTCAAGGGCGAGAACGGCAGCCCCGACCTCATCTACATCGACCTTCACCTGGTCCACGAGGTCACGAGCCCTCAGGCATTCGACGGGCTTCGGATGGCGGGTCGCCCCGTGCGCCGCCCCGATCTGACGATCGCGACCGAGGATCACAACACTCCGACGCTCCTCATCGACCGCCCTATCGCGGACCCGATCAGTCGCACCCAGATCGAGACGCTTCGCGCCAACGCCAAGGAGTTCGGCATCCGCCTGCACTCGCTGGGTGACATCGAGCAGGGCATCGTGCACGTCGTCGGACCGCAGCTGGGCCTCACCATGCCGGGCATCACCGTCGTGTGCGGCGACTCGCACACCTCGACCCACGGCGCGTTCGGTGCGATGGCGTTCGGTATCGGCACGAGCGAAGTCGAGCACGTCATGGCGACGCAGACGCTGCCGCTCAAGCCCTTCAAGACGATGGCGATCACCGTCGAGGGTGAGCTGAAGCCGGGTGTGACAGCGAAAGACATCATCCTCGCCGTCATCGCGAAGATTGGCACGGGTGGTGGCCAGGGCTACGTGCTCGAGTACCGTGGCAGCGCCATCCGCTCGCTCTCCATGGAGGGCCGCATGACGATCTGCAACATGTCCATCGAGGCAGGCGCCCGCGCCGGCATGGTGGCACCGGATGAAACGACCTACGCCTACCTGAAGGGCCGCCCTCACGCGCCGGAGGGTCAGGACTGGGACGACGCGGTGACCTACTGGAACACGCTGCGCACCGACGACGACGCTGTCTTCGACGCCGAGGTGTACCTCGACGCGAACGAGCTGGAGCCGTTCGTCACGTGGGGCACCAACCCCGGTCAGGGTGTGTCGCTGAGCGGCACGGTTCCGCAGCCCACCGACTTCGATGACCCCAACGACAGGGCAGCCGCCGAGCGCGCGCTCGAGTACATGGACCTCACCCCGGGAACCCCGCTCAAGGAGATCCCCGTCGACGCGGTTTTCATGGGCTCGTGCACGAACAGCCGCATCGAGGACCTGCGAGCGTTCGCCGCGATCATCAAGGGCCAGAAGAAGGCCGACGGCGTGCGTGTCATGGTCGTACCGGGTTCAGCGCGTGTGCGCATCGAGGCTGAGGCTGAAGGAATCGACAAGATCGTCGAGGAGTTCGGTGCCGAATGGCGTTTTGCCGGATGCTCGATGTGCCTCGGTATGAACCCCGACCAGCTCGCCCCGGGGGAGCGGTGCGCGTCCACGTCGAACCGCAACTTCGAGGGTCGGCAGGGTAAGGGCGGTCGCACGCACCTCGTGTCGCCCGTCGTGGCCGCGGCCACCGCCATTCGCGGAACCCTCTCAAGCCCGAGCGACCTGCGCGTGGAGGTGGGCGTCTGA
- the leuD gene encoding 3-isopropylmalate dehydratase small subunit translates to MEPISTVTGIAVPLQRSNVDTDQIIPAQFLKRVTKTGFDDALFYQWRQDPDFVLNREPYGVAKPGTETRILVAGPDFGTGSSREHAVWALRDYGFAAVLSSRFGDIFRGNSGKQGLLAAQLSDADIETIWLIVDEHPGIEASVDLVAKTVTVGTASFPFEIDDYTRWRLLEGLDDIGLTLRDETHITEFESRRESWRPTTLPAKS, encoded by the coding sequence ATGGAACCGATCAGCACCGTCACCGGCATTGCCGTTCCCCTGCAGCGCTCGAACGTCGACACCGACCAGATCATCCCGGCGCAGTTCCTGAAGCGCGTGACCAAAACCGGCTTCGACGACGCCCTGTTCTACCAGTGGCGTCAGGACCCGGACTTTGTGCTCAACCGCGAACCGTACGGGGTGGCGAAGCCCGGCACCGAGACGCGTATCCTCGTCGCCGGCCCCGACTTCGGTACGGGCTCGAGCCGTGAGCACGCCGTCTGGGCGCTCCGCGACTATGGGTTCGCCGCCGTGCTGTCGAGTCGATTCGGCGACATCTTCCGCGGTAACTCCGGCAAGCAGGGGCTCCTCGCGGCCCAGTTGAGCGACGCCGACATCGAGACGATCTGGCTCATCGTCGACGAGCACCCGGGAATAGAAGCATCCGTTGATCTGGTTGCCAAAACGGTGACCGTCGGCACCGCGAGCTTCCCCTTCGAGATCGACGACTACACCCGATGGCGCCTGCTGGAAGGCCTCGACGACATCGGTCTGACACTTCGGGATGAGACGCACATCACCGAGTTCGAGAGCCGCCGCGAAAGTTGGCGGCCCACCACCCTCCCGGCCAAAAGCTGA
- the murA gene encoding UDP-N-acetylglucosamine 1-carboxyvinyltransferase, which produces MNSVTKDARKAAARVGLSSDEIIINGGKPLRGRVDVRGAKNLATKAMVAALLADTPSHLQDVPDISDVGVVTGMLGAYGVTVTKVGEGELILDPSNVLKAHFAQIDALAGSSRIPILFCGPLLHRLGEALIPDLGGCRIGDRPIDFHMDALRAFGAIVDKSYEGIRLTAPNGLKGANIELPYPSVGATEQVLLTAVLAEGVTELKNAAIEPEIMDLIAILQKMGAIINVEPNRVIFIEGVDKLQGYTHRALFDRNEAASWASAALATGGDIFVAGAKQQELMTFLNIYRKVGGAFDIQEDGIRFWHPGGTLKPVVVETDVHPGFMTDWQQPLIVALTQAEGRSVVHETVYENRFGFTDALIEMGADIVVHKDGLESVTRRVPRRPLEQAAVIIGPTPLKGADVEIPDLRGGFSHLIAALTAEGQSRVTNIGIISRGYEHFIDKLSDLGADFIYEG; this is translated from the coding sequence ATGAATTCGGTGACGAAGGACGCACGAAAGGCGGCCGCACGAGTGGGTCTTTCCTCGGACGAGATCATCATCAACGGCGGCAAGCCGCTCCGTGGTCGTGTCGACGTGCGTGGGGCCAAGAACCTCGCCACGAAGGCGATGGTCGCGGCCCTCCTCGCCGACACCCCGAGTCACCTGCAAGACGTGCCCGACATCAGCGATGTTGGCGTTGTCACCGGGATGCTCGGTGCCTACGGTGTCACGGTCACGAAGGTCGGCGAGGGCGAGTTGATCCTCGACCCCTCCAACGTGCTCAAAGCACACTTCGCCCAGATTGACGCGCTCGCAGGCTCCAGCCGCATCCCCATCCTGTTCTGCGGACCTCTTCTCCACCGTCTCGGTGAGGCGCTCATCCCCGACCTCGGCGGCTGCCGCATCGGCGACCGCCCCATCGACTTCCACATGGACGCGTTGCGCGCGTTCGGTGCGATCGTCGACAAGAGCTATGAGGGCATCCGCCTCACCGCTCCGAACGGTCTCAAGGGCGCCAACATCGAGCTTCCGTACCCGAGTGTCGGCGCGACCGAGCAGGTGCTCCTCACCGCGGTCCTCGCCGAGGGTGTCACCGAGCTCAAGAATGCGGCCATCGAGCCCGAGATCATGGACCTCATCGCGATCCTGCAGAAGATGGGCGCGATCATCAACGTCGAGCCCAACCGCGTGATCTTCATCGAGGGTGTCGACAAGCTGCAGGGGTACACACACCGCGCACTCTTCGACCGGAACGAGGCCGCGAGCTGGGCATCCGCCGCTCTGGCCACGGGGGGCGACATCTTTGTCGCCGGCGCGAAGCAGCAGGAGCTCATGACGTTCCTCAACATCTACCGCAAGGTGGGTGGAGCCTTCGACATCCAGGAGGACGGCATCCGGTTCTGGCACCCGGGTGGAACCCTCAAGCCCGTTGTTGTCGAAACCGACGTGCACCCCGGATTCATGACCGACTGGCAGCAGCCCCTCATCGTCGCGCTCACGCAGGCCGAGGGTCGCAGCGTCGTTCACGAGACCGTGTACGAGAACCGTTTCGGGTTCACGGACGCGCTCATCGAGATGGGTGCCGACATCGTTGTGCACAAGGACGGTCTGGAGTCGGTCACGCGCCGCGTTCCGCGTCGCCCGCTGGAGCAGGCCGCCGTCATCATCGGTCCGACCCCGCTCAAGGGTGCGGATGTCGAGATCCCCGACCTGCGCGGTGGCTTCAGCCACCTCATCGCGGCGCTCACCGCGGAAGGCCAGTCCCGCGTGACAAACATCGGCATCATCAGTCGTGGGTACGAGCACTTCATCGACAAGCTCTCGGACCTCGGAGCCGACTTCATCTACGAGGGCTGA
- a CDS encoding lysophospholipid acyltransferase family protein, which produces MAGTTRSEKTVGWRLLSFIVIPFLLLVGRYRFRNVDKLPAGAFILAPNHYSNFDPLVTAYALWRAGRVPRFLAKASLFRVPVLGAILRATGQIPVERAGTTAGADPLAAASRLVDDGLAVIVYPEGTLTRDPQMWPMRGRFGAVRLSLEHGIPIVPCAHWGVQEILPRYSKKLSIFPRKNVDVIFGEPVDLSPWQDKPKTGATYAAATTAVMQSITKLLEELRGERAPLERWDPAEHGQTEFGRLEN; this is translated from the coding sequence GTGGCGGGTACGACTCGGAGCGAGAAGACCGTCGGATGGCGGCTCCTCTCGTTCATAGTCATCCCTTTCCTGCTGCTTGTCGGGCGGTACCGCTTTCGCAACGTGGACAAGCTTCCGGCTGGTGCGTTCATTCTCGCGCCCAACCACTACTCAAACTTCGACCCGCTCGTGACTGCCTACGCGCTCTGGCGGGCCGGGCGCGTGCCGCGTTTTCTCGCGAAGGCGAGCCTGTTCAGGGTTCCGGTTCTGGGGGCAATTCTTCGCGCCACGGGCCAGATTCCCGTGGAGCGGGCCGGAACCACGGCGGGAGCAGATCCGCTCGCGGCGGCGTCCCGGCTCGTGGATGACGGTCTCGCGGTGATCGTGTATCCGGAGGGCACCCTCACGCGTGACCCGCAGATGTGGCCGATGAGGGGCAGGTTCGGTGCGGTGCGTCTGTCGTTGGAGCACGGCATCCCGATAGTTCCGTGTGCCCACTGGGGTGTGCAGGAGATCCTGCCGCGCTATTCGAAGAAGCTCAGCATCTTCCCTCGTAAGAACGTGGATGTGATCTTCGGTGAGCCGGTCGACCTGTCGCCTTGGCAGGACAAGCCGAAGACGGGCGCGACGTATGCCGCGGCGACTACCGCGGTCATGCAGTCGATCACGAAGCTTCTCGAGGAGCTTCGCGGCGAGAGGGCGCCCCTCGAGCGCTGGGATCCGGCGGAGCACGGTCAGACCGAGTTCGGCCGGCTCGAAAACTAG
- a CDS encoding GyrI-like domain-containing protein, which produces MAPAATSSTIDFKKTLGAYEGRRGQFRILEVPTMQYLMVDGHGDPNTSPAFADAITALYPVAYKLKFASKRELERDYVVPPLEGLWWSPDLSAFTSARDKSRWNWTLMIMTPEWISQEMVDAAITAAGAKTPPTSLDLVRLESLDEGLCVQTLHVGSFDDEAGILATMHDDFIPANGLAMTGTHHEIYFSDFRKVEPSKLRTLLRQPVAKQA; this is translated from the coding sequence ATGGCCCCGGCAGCGACATCCTCCACAATCGACTTCAAGAAGACACTCGGCGCCTATGAGGGTCGGCGGGGGCAGTTCCGTATTCTCGAGGTGCCGACGATGCAGTACCTCATGGTTGACGGTCACGGGGACCCCAACACGTCTCCCGCCTTCGCGGACGCCATCACGGCGTTGTATCCGGTTGCCTACAAACTCAAGTTCGCAAGCAAACGGGAGCTGGAACGCGACTACGTTGTGCCCCCACTCGAAGGCCTGTGGTGGTCCCCCGACCTGAGCGCTTTCACGAGCGCACGCGACAAGTCGCGCTGGAACTGGACGCTCATGATCATGACCCCGGAGTGGATCTCCCAGGAGATGGTGGATGCCGCGATCACCGCCGCCGGGGCGAAAACCCCTCCGACCTCACTCGACCTGGTCCGACTGGAGTCACTCGACGAGGGGCTCTGTGTTCAGACGCTGCACGTCGGATCGTTCGACGACGAGGCGGGCATCCTCGCGACCATGCACGACGACTTCATCCCCGCCAACGGGCTTGCGATGACCGGAACTCACCACGAGATCTACTTCAGCGACTTCCGCAAAGTCGAGCCATCGAAGCTGCGGACACTCCTGCGGCAGCCGGTCGCGAAGCAGGCCTAG
- a CDS encoding NAD(P)H-dependent glycerol-3-phosphate dehydrogenase, with amino-acid sequence MPHNGRVPQNAVTPARRVAVLGAGSWGTTFSKILADGGADVAIWARRSELAREITQSHRNSDYLPGINLPRNLWATSRLPEALDGAEQVYLSVPSQSLRENLRIVRDLIPQSAIVVSLMKGVEKGTGARMSEVIRQELGFGPERVAVASGPNLALEIAKEQPTAAVISSEEIETATTVAMTATNPYFRSFVNTDVIGTEFGGVLKNLVAVAIGIVDGVGYGENTKASIITRGLAEMTDFAVAYGAKAETLAGLAGLGDLIATCESSLSRNNTAGRLLGQGYSYSEVIAQMNQTAEGLSSVAPVLELALAKGVQMPIVSQVAEVLAGTLAPRDIAPHLTTDELPQGE; translated from the coding sequence ATGCCGCACAATGGTCGAGTGCCACAGAACGCCGTGACCCCTGCCCGTCGTGTCGCCGTTCTCGGTGCCGGATCGTGGGGGACCACCTTCTCGAAGATCCTCGCCGACGGGGGAGCGGATGTCGCGATCTGGGCCCGCCGTTCGGAGCTCGCCCGCGAGATCACCCAATCCCACCGCAACAGCGACTACCTGCCAGGCATCAACCTCCCGCGCAACCTGTGGGCCACATCACGACTTCCGGAAGCGCTTGACGGTGCGGAGCAGGTCTACCTTTCGGTGCCGTCCCAGTCGCTGCGTGAGAACCTCCGCATCGTGCGCGACCTCATTCCGCAGTCCGCAATCGTCGTGTCGCTCATGAAGGGTGTCGAAAAGGGTACGGGGGCACGCATGAGTGAGGTGATTCGCCAGGAGCTCGGGTTCGGCCCAGAGCGGGTGGCCGTGGCATCCGGCCCCAATCTCGCGCTCGAGATCGCGAAGGAACAACCCACCGCAGCCGTCATCTCGTCGGAGGAGATCGAGACCGCCACCACGGTCGCCATGACCGCCACCAACCCGTACTTCCGCAGCTTCGTCAACACGGATGTCATCGGCACCGAGTTCGGCGGAGTGCTCAAGAACCTCGTGGCCGTGGCGATCGGCATCGTCGACGGTGTCGGCTACGGCGAAAACACTAAGGCATCCATCATCACGCGCGGGCTCGCCGAGATGACCGACTTCGCGGTCGCCTACGGTGCCAAGGCCGAGACACTCGCGGGCCTCGCTGGCCTCGGCGACCTCATCGCCACGTGCGAGTCGAGCCTCAGTCGCAACAACACGGCGGGCAGGCTCCTCGGTCAGGGGTACAGCTACTCCGAGGTCATCGCGCAGATGAACCAAACCGCGGAAGGGCTCTCCTCCGTCGCACCCGTGCTGGAACTCGCGCTCGCGAAGGGTGTACAGATGCCCATTGTGAGTCAGGTCGCCGAAGTGCTTGCCGGTACTCTGGCACCGCGGGACATCGCACCGCACCTCACCACCGACGAACTGCCGCAGGGAGAGTAG
- a CDS encoding D-alanine--D-alanine ligase family protein → MTTLTVALLFGGRSSEHEISCSTASGVLSAIDRSKYNVIAIGITKSGAVTLQPDDAAMFAMNPDAMPVVPDNGTRVHWPESSTTRELTVTDASGVTRSLGDVDVVFPILHGPFGEDGTVQGLLELVGLPYVGNGVLASALGMDKHFAKTALEGAGVAVAPWVTVSPYGWQQERDRITADIRELGLPLFVKPARAGSSVGVSKVTSLDELDAALTVAFAEDSRALVEAAISGREVECGVLSGRGGEPPRVSVAGEIIMHGRDFYDFEAKYIDPDAAELVCPASLEPDELAQMQRIAARAFDAIGGSGLARVDFFFTGTEFIVNELNTMPGFTPISMYPKCWQASGLSYTELIDELIQLGLEAVR, encoded by the coding sequence GTGACCACACTGACCGTCGCCCTCCTGTTCGGCGGCCGGTCATCCGAGCATGAGATCAGCTGCTCGACGGCCTCCGGTGTGCTTTCGGCCATCGACCGCAGCAAGTACAACGTCATCGCGATCGGTATCACCAAGTCCGGTGCCGTGACCCTCCAGCCGGACGACGCCGCCATGTTCGCGATGAACCCCGACGCCATGCCCGTCGTTCCCGACAACGGCACCCGAGTGCATTGGCCGGAGTCGTCGACAACCCGCGAGCTGACGGTGACGGATGCCTCGGGTGTTACTCGCTCGCTCGGTGACGTCGATGTGGTGTTCCCCATCCTGCACGGGCCCTTTGGGGAGGACGGCACGGTGCAGGGGCTCCTGGAACTGGTCGGACTCCCGTACGTCGGCAACGGCGTGCTCGCGTCCGCCCTCGGTATGGACAAGCACTTCGCCAAAACCGCCCTGGAGGGGGCGGGCGTCGCGGTAGCTCCGTGGGTCACGGTAAGTCCCTACGGCTGGCAGCAGGAGCGCGACAGGATCACAGCGGACATCCGCGAGCTCGGGTTGCCGCTCTTCGTCAAGCCAGCGCGTGCCGGATCGTCGGTCGGGGTGAGCAAGGTGACGTCGCTCGACGAACTCGACGCCGCACTGACGGTGGCGTTCGCGGAAGATTCGCGCGCCCTCGTCGAGGCGGCGATCAGCGGTCGCGAGGTCGAGTGCGGCGTGCTTTCGGGGCGGGGCGGTGAGCCGCCGCGTGTGAGTGTCGCCGGCGAGATCATCATGCACGGTCGCGACTTCTACGACTTCGAGGCTAAGTACATCGACCCGGATGCCGCAGAACTTGTGTGCCCGGCATCCCTCGAACCGGATGAGCTCGCGCAGATGCAGCGCATCGCCGCGCGCGCCTTCGACGCAATCGGGGGGTCTGGGCTCGCGCGGGTCGACTTCTTCTTCACCGGCACCGAGTTCATCGTCAACGAGCTCAACACCATGCCGGGATTCACACCCATCTCGATGTACCCCAAGTGCTGGCAGGCGAGCGGCCTCAGCTACACGGAACTCATCGACGAGCTCATCCAGCTCGGCCTGGAGGCCGTGCGCTAG
- a CDS encoding DUF3515 family protein: MRLLLPLGALVLLLAGCAPTVALEPAADAADPLCAEVSVRLPDSVDDLTARETNAQATGAWGEPTAVIVRCGVPSPAPTAELPCVTVEGIDWLRDDTDAPDYVFTSYGREPAVEVIVDSEVASGLDVLTALAPAVGRLPASGECVALEDAG, translated from the coding sequence ATGAGACTCCTGCTCCCCCTCGGCGCCCTCGTGCTGCTCCTCGCTGGCTGCGCGCCGACCGTTGCGTTGGAGCCTGCCGCGGACGCCGCCGACCCCCTGTGCGCCGAAGTGAGCGTTCGGCTGCCCGACAGTGTCGACGATCTCACGGCACGCGAGACCAATGCTCAAGCCACGGGAGCGTGGGGCGAGCCGACCGCCGTCATCGTCCGCTGCGGTGTGCCGTCGCCGGCCCCCACCGCCGAACTGCCGTGTGTGACCGTCGAGGGAATCGACTGGCTGCGGGATGACACGGATGCCCCCGACTACGTCTTCACGAGCTACGGCCGCGAACCCGCCGTCGAAGTGATCGTCGACTCGGAGGTGGCATCCGGGCTGGACGTGCTCACCGCACTGGCACCCGCCGTGGGCAGGCTGCCGGCCTCTGGCGAGTGTGTGGCCCTCGAGGACGCGGGCTAG
- the thiL gene encoding thiamine-phosphate kinase — protein sequence MTTLGALGESAVLARIFPRLPQADAQLVGPGDDAAVIAAPDGRYVVTTDMMIHGPDFRLAWSSPRDLGWKAAASNLADVAAMGAVPSALVVALAAPADTSIDFLEAFADGLRDGCAELSPGAGVVGGDLSVSDVLTIAVTAFGDLEGRQPVLRSGAHPGDVVGLAGVPGLAAEGLRLLFEHGVSDGVPDASAAARVAAEHPVPVAAQLRPRPPISSGRDAAMAGATAMLDTSDGLAIDAARIASASGVRLDVRGLSREEFLGGEDHCLLATFPSDAQIPEGFRVIGSVAEGSGLSLDGVTVGGDGWDPYRGWNGGAG from the coding sequence ATGACCACTCTCGGCGCCCTCGGTGAGTCCGCCGTTCTCGCCCGAATCTTCCCCAGGCTGCCTCAGGCAGACGCGCAGCTTGTGGGCCCGGGTGACGATGCCGCCGTGATCGCGGCGCCGGACGGCCGCTATGTCGTGACGACGGACATGATGATTCACGGCCCCGACTTCCGTCTCGCGTGGTCGAGCCCGAGGGATCTCGGGTGGAAGGCGGCAGCATCCAATCTCGCCGACGTAGCCGCGATGGGGGCGGTGCCGTCCGCGCTCGTGGTCGCGCTGGCAGCCCCCGCCGACACGTCGATCGACTTCTTGGAGGCGTTCGCCGACGGACTCCGCGACGGCTGTGCCGAACTCTCGCCGGGTGCGGGTGTCGTCGGCGGTGACCTTTCCGTGTCCGACGTGTTGACCATCGCGGTGACAGCTTTCGGAGACCTCGAGGGTCGGCAGCCCGTGCTGCGTTCCGGTGCACACCCCGGCGACGTTGTTGGGCTGGCCGGGGTGCCGGGGCTCGCGGCGGAGGGGCTCCGCCTGTTGTTCGAGCACGGGGTCTCAGATGGTGTGCCGGATGCCTCGGCCGCAGCACGAGTAGCTGCCGAGCATCCCGTTCCGGTTGCCGCCCAGCTGAGGCCGCGGCCGCCGATCTCGAGCGGCAGGGACGCGGCGATGGCGGGCGCGACGGCGATGCTCGACACGAGCGATGGTCTCGCGATCGATGCTGCACGCATCGCGAGCGCGAGCGGTGTCAGGCTCGATGTGCGCGGGTTGTCACGTGAGGAGTTCCTCGGTGGTGAGGACCACTGTCTTCTGGCTACGTTCCCCTCGGATGCGCAAATTCCGGAGGGATTCCGCGTGATCGGGAGTGTTGCGGAGGGCTCTGGGCTGTCACTCGACGGTGTGACCGTCGGCGGTGACGGGTGGGACCCGTACCGTGGCTGGAACGGCGGCGCTGGCTAG
- the rsmD gene encoding 16S rRNA (guanine(966)-N(2))-methyltransferase RsmD: MTRIIAGFAGSLALKVPGSGTRPTSDRVREALFSALEARDAVSGMRVLDLYAGSGALGLEAVSRGAAHATLVDRSITTAKHNAAIVLRQARGPGKPEVATSSQSVQAFLDEARTFWDLVFLDPPYELSTAELERNLAALAPRLSPDAVVVVERSVRSDEPELPDGLEWERRKNYGDTAIYWLVAEAD, from the coding sequence ATGACGCGCATCATCGCCGGCTTCGCCGGATCTCTCGCGCTCAAGGTTCCCGGGAGCGGAACCAGACCGACAAGTGATCGCGTGCGCGAAGCCCTTTTCTCCGCACTCGAGGCGCGTGACGCAGTGAGCGGGATGCGAGTCCTCGACCTTTACGCCGGGTCCGGAGCGCTCGGACTCGAAGCCGTATCCCGAGGGGCCGCCCACGCAACACTCGTCGATCGCTCGATCACGACCGCCAAACACAACGCAGCCATCGTGCTGCGCCAAGCTCGTGGGCCCGGAAAGCCCGAGGTCGCGACGTCCTCCCAGTCCGTCCAAGCCTTTCTCGACGAGGCGCGGACGTTCTGGGACCTCGTGTTTCTCGACCCCCCGTATGAGCTGTCCACCGCGGAACTCGAACGCAACCTCGCGGCGCTCGCCCCGCGGCTGAGCCCCGATGCCGTCGTGGTCGTCGAACGCAGCGTGCGCAGCGACGAACCCGAACTGCCCGACGGACTCGAGTGGGAGCGTCGCAAAAACTACGGAGACACCGCGATCTACTGGCTCGTGGCCGAAGCCGACTAG